Part of the Companilactobacillus zhachilii genome is shown below.
GTTGCCAATCACAGCTATTATCGCTTCAACCTTTTTCTTAGGAACAATTGTTTTATTAAAGAAATTTGTGACTCCATATAAAGTAAGTTCAGAAACCAACGACTAAAACGTTTTAAGTAAAATATATTTTTTAGCTAAATTAAATGGCTCCAGCAGCAATCCAAAATCGATTACCGCTGGAGCCATTTATGTTATTTCACTTGTACAGCCAGCTATTTTACAATCTCCAAGTCAATCATCGACTGCGCTGTTGCAATGATGGCAGTCTTAGCTGAACGTGGTTGCCATCCCAACAATAACTTGGCCTTTTCATTACTAGTTTCAGCATATTCATCAACGATTGAAGCTATCATTCGCAATTGGGGTTGGAAAAATGCTGCCGTTTTGACAATAAAGTTTGGTAACAATTTTGTAGGCAACTTTTTCGCATACTCTGGAAAAGCCTCTCTTAAAATATCAGCTACTTCCATCATGGACAAAGTTTCACCTGTTGTCGCTAAAAATCTTTCACCATTAGCCTTAGCAGAGGTCATAGCCAAAATATGTAAACTTGCTACATCTCGAACATCCACATACCCAGAATCTATCTTAGGTAAAGCGTTAATTTTACCTTCTAGCATTTCTTGAATTTGAATATTGGAATGTGAATACTTGGCAGAAAGGACTGGTCCCATGACTCCCACAGGATTGACTGCTGCTAATTCTAACCCTTGACCTTCTGTTTTAATGAAGTTCCATGCAGCCATTTCTGACATTGTTTTAGACTTTTGATATGGATGAATATTCTCAGCGTTCAAATTAGTCCAATCCTTTTCTGTATAAGGTGTTGCTCGATTTTTATGGCCAGCAAAAATGGCACCATAAGCCGAAGTCAGAACAACACGTTTTACACCATTATCACGAGCAGCTTTCAAAACTCGTAAAACACCATCAACCGCAGGACGAATCATTTCAGCTTCATTTTTAAAATTCAACTTAGGCGTTGGCGAAGCAACATGAATCACGTAACTTGCTCCGGTCATTGTCTCTTCCCAGTTAGCATCAGAGTTTAGATCAGCCAATGAAAGTGATAAATTGGAAAAGTCAGTGATTCCACCGTTCGTTAACATTTCCTTAACAACTTCTTTTTTAGTCTGAGAACGGATGGTTGTTCTAACCGCATAGCCCTGTTCGAGTAATTGCAAAATAATATGAATCGCTATGAATCCACTACCACCTGTTACGACAACTAATTGTTTTTTCATAATAATCTCCTTGGGAATCATTGATTTATTTAACTAACGTTTCACTTGTAACTCATGTGTTGTATATTAATAGCTAAGTAATCAATGCTCAAGTAAATCAGGAGCATCTGTGACAAAAAGGAGAAATTGTAATGGCAGCTACAGATCATTCCCAACAAATCAAACAGGATTCTCAAGAATATTTAATCACAGCATTATTACAACTACTACAAACAACCAACTTAAATGACATCAAGGTCACACAAGTGGTTAAAAAAGCGGGTGTAAGTCGTATGGCATTTTATCGCAACTTTGAAACCTTAGAAGACGTTTTAATTGCTTACTTCAAGCCCAAAATTGATGCTGAATTTAAACTAGTTATCAATCGAGTTCCCCAGAATGAAAAGATGACTGCTTTAGGAGAATTTTTTTCAGAAATATCAAATACAATGGCTCTAGCAGTTAAAAGAAATTACGAATTTATTATCCAAAATATTTTCAATGAGAATATGACGAATTTCTACGATGTAGTCCTGAATTGGAATGATTTTTCACCGATTCAACGTAAGTATTGGACTCGCTTTATGAGTGCTGGTGTCTATGCAATTTGGCGTGAGTGGCTCGTTGGCGGTCAAAAGGAATCACTTAATGATATCCATACTTTGATTGCCGATTTTCAAACTGCAACTTTAAAAGCTTTGGAAAATGAAAAACATAGATAGCAGATAATGTCGTGTGAATATAACTCAGGAAGTGAATCAAAATAAAAAGCCCCACAACCTAAAATCAGATTGCAGGGCTATTAGTTTTAATAATCTAAAGCTAAAATTTTTTGGTTGGTTTTCTACGTTATCTTTTTTACTACAAATGAAACAATTGCAACCAACACAATTGCACCAATCAGTGAGGGGAAAACTGCCATACCGGCCAATTTCGGACCCCATGAACCTAAGATACCTTCACCAAAACTTGAACCAATGATCCCGGCAACGATATTACTGATCCAGCCCATTGACTTACCATTATTAGTTACTGCTCCTGCAATAGCTCCAATGATTGCGCCAACAATTAAGACCCATAACCAATGCATATTTGTCTCCTCCTTTTTTTATTTATAACTAAATTTTAATAAATTCCAGAAGATTTTTCACCAAATATGATAATCTAAAAAAATAGGGCTATGACATAACTACCTTTATCATACTTTCAGGTTGTTTCTTTAGTATTATTCACCTGGGTCAATACGATCGATGATTGCTCTAGCATCATCAGTTGTCTTAGTCTGCATCAAGTCGTTTCGAATAGCTGAAGCACCCTTCATCCCTCGAACGTAGATCTTAAAGAAACGTTGTAGTGGCGCAAAATGACCTGGAATCCCTTTAGCAACAAACTCATCATAAAGATCTAATTGATAACGCAAAAGATTCAATAACTCATGACTAGAATGTTCCTTTGGCTCTTTTTCAAAAGCATAGGGATTCATGAAAATTCCTCGGCCAATCATAATTCCATCTACTCCAGGATGTTCTTGCGCTAATTTGATCCCTGCTTGATAGTCAGCAATATCACCATTAATTTGTAATAACGTATCTGGAGCATATGCATCACGCATTTGTACCAGCTGATCAATTAATTCATAGTGAGCTGGAACTTTACTCATTTCTTCACGCGTTCTAACATGAACGGTCAAAACTGGCACTTGTTGTTTCAAAAGAAAAGGAATCCAATTTTCAAATTCCTCAACTTCACTATAACCAATGCGAGTCTTGACACTAACTGGTAACCCACCTTGGCGAGCGCCTTCAATAATCTCTTTAGTTGTATCAAAATGACGAATCAAATCACTACCACTATGATTCTTGATAACCGCAATATCTGGACAACCAGTATTGATATCAATGGCTTCATAACCTTGTTTAGCTACCTCTTTAGCAGCCTTGGCAAAATCTTCACCTGAGTTACCCCACAATTGAACGATTGGCTTGGGGTTTTCTTCAGGGTCAATATATAAGCGTCCCTTAGTTGTTTCTTTGGCTAAAGGATGCGTAATACTCAAAGCGTTAGTAAATTCAGTATAAAAAACATCTGGTGCAGCAGCTTTCATAACGACACGACGAAAAACTGAACCCGTTACAGCTTCCATTGGTGCCAAACTAAAGAAAGGACGATTTTCTTTCTTAGCCTTCTCTGCGATGCGATTCCAGTAAACTGACTGGGTCACATTCTCACTTCCAATCAAAATTAATTACAATACTAATTACTATACCGATTAAGTCGACTCATTAGCAAGTATTTCGCCTGCTTTCAATGATATTTATTGCCATGTATCATTATTATTTCAACTGAATTTATAATATTACATGTGATGCCAACCGATTTTTTGATTTTGATTTTATTGTTTTTACATCCTAATACTCCAGTCATGGATGACATAATAGTATTCAAATTATTGATTCAAAAATAAAACATAAACTAGCCGGAAAGAGCAAGAAATTTAATTAGCACCACAAGTTTTCAATATATATAATATTGCAATATTACTGACTTATCTATATCATGTTTAATAGACTTTAAAGAAATTAGGTGAAAACCATGGAATTATCAAACATCATGGCTTGTATGCCCGCAAATGATGAAGGACGTTTTTCTGCAGAATAAAATTTAGGAGTCTAAAATGAAAAACGTCCGTAACACCGTACCATCAATCTTATTAATTATTGTTCTCGTGGGTTTTCCACAGATCAGTGAATCAATCTTTACCCCAGTTCTGCCACAAATCAGTCAAAGTATGCACGTATCTGCTGGAACATCCCAATTGACGATGAGCATTTACTTCATTGCTTTTGCTATCGGGGTCCTTTTCTGGGGACAATTATCAGACAAAATTGGTCGTCGTTTAGCGATGAACCTAGGAATTATTGTCTATCTAATCGGAAATGTTGGCTTATTTATTAGTCCAACGTTCCACTTTTTACTAGTATCACGCTTCATTCAGGCATTCGGAGCCAGTGTTGGTTCTGTTGTTACTCAAACAATTATGCGTGAAAGTTTCGACGGCATTGAGGGTGCCAAAGTTTTCTCCAAAGTGGGAGCAGCTATGGCTTTGTCACCTGCTTTTGGTCCTCTAATTGGGGGATTATTGGAAACTTACTTAGGCTATCGTAATGTCTTTAGTGCCTTAATTGTCATAGCCACATTGGTCTTGATTTATAGCTATTCCCGACTTCCAGAAACACGTGATATCAACAGTATTCAACAAGTTTCTCTACTAAAAGTAACTTGGCGCTTACTGAAAGATCCTGTCGTTTGGAGTTATGGCATTTTGATCGGTGGAATCAATGGTATTCTTTTCGGTTATTATTCCGAAGCACCATTCATTTTCATCAATCACTTTGGCTATTCGTCCGTTCGTTATGGTAGCCTAGGAATGACCTTAGCCTTGGCAAGTCTTCTTGGAGCTATCTTAGTTAACTTTCTCGTTAAATATTTAAGATCTGAAACAATCGCTATTATTGGCTTAATCTTTAGCTGTATCGCTGGTTTATTATTATTAATCAGCTTGCAATTCGATCAAGCCTACTTATTGATTATCGGTTTCTTCTTAATTTTCTTAGGTTTAAATACGACTTTACCAATAACTTTAAATTTAGCTTTGAAAGGTTATGAAGATGTTATCGGCAGTGCCAGTGGTATTTTTAGTTTTGGATATTATCTGATTGTTAGTTTCTTAACTTATCTTGTCAGCTTTATCCATAACGGTACTATCTGGTCATTACCAATATTTATCTTTATTACTAGCTTAATTATGTTACTTGTCTACTTGCCTATTGCGTTGAAAAAGCAGGTAGCAGTTGAAGAATAAAACGATTAGAGTAACCAAAAGGGTATCTGTGAAAAATTTATTTTGCAGATACCCTTTTTATTTACTTTAATTACCGAATTTTCAGCACTGGGAATCCGTTCACTCAAAGTTTTCATTTCCCTTTAGTTCATCGACATTTATTTCTTCTTGTTTCAAACTATGATTTTTTAAAAAGCCTTCATCTTCAAAAATGCTTTTACGCTTTGGCATATAGATTATTGCTCCATGTCTGCCCTTAAAAACTTTCGAATTGCCCATTTTCTTGCTCTCACGTCCATTAAATCACCCCTTATTATTATGTTATAAATATATATTCAATTATCTTTAATAGCTACATATATCCCCCTTTTAGTTTGCAATGTAAGCGTATTAATGAAATACTAAAATTAGATTTTCAAAGGGGGACTACTATGGTTGAATTATACATTGTCAGACACGGTGAAACTGACACCAATTACCAAGGAAAAATTAATGGATCAGCAACTGACTTGAACTTAAACGAAACTGGTAAACAACAAGTTAACTACTTAAAAGAACATCTTAATATCAATGATTTCGATGAAATCTATGCTAGCCCATTAAAACGTGCAGCCCAAACGGCTGAAATTTTGAACCAAGGCGTTCATAAAATCCAGCTCGACAAACGTCTACGTGAAATCAACTACGGTTCTTGGGACGGACTTGCCGCTGATAAAGTAATCGATGAACATCCCGATGGTTTCGATGAAAACGGCTATATCACAGAAGATTATATTAAATACGCTCCAGATGGCGAGTCATACCCTCAAGTTTGGGAACGGCTTCAAAGTTTTATTGATGATATGAAAAATAAGGGTGATGAGAAAATCATGGTTGTCTGTCATGGCTTTGTAACTCGTTCTTTCGTCAAGTTAGTTACAGAGACACCAAATATTGAAGACTTAGTCGAACCTGCCAATGCCAGTGTCACAAAAATTCGGATTTCTAATGCTAGTCACCGCACATATTTGGTCTATTATGGACGCTTAGAAAACTTATAATAACAATCAAAAAGTATCTCAATATCGTGGAGATACTTTTTTTAAACCAATTATTAGATTCTCTTCTAGGAAACTAGTAATATATAATGATGTGATTAAACATTTTTAACAAATAAAGAGGTAATTCAGTTTGACAGAATCAACTTTTTGGCCAGAAATTGCGGCACACGCTAAAGCAGAACACCGTCCATTCTTTTCCATGGCTCCCATGGAAGCTGTTAGTAACACCGTTTTTCGCCAAGTAATTACAAAAGCATGTCCACCAGACACCTTCTTCAGTGAATTTGTCTATGCAAAAAGCATCACTGATCCAAATACTAAATTCCCTACTCATGGTCGTCTTTATGTCGATCCACGTGAAAAAAAACGGCCTGTCGTTCAACTCTGGGGTAATCTTACAGAAGATTTTGAATCTGCCGCAACTGCCTTAAAAGAACAAGGCTTTGAAGCAATCGATATTAACATGGGTTGTCCTGATAGCACTGTCATCAAAAATCATGGTGGTAGTGACTTGATTCGTAATCATCAATGGGCACAAGATGTCATTGCAGCTGCGAAGACTTCGGGTCTGGCGGTCAGTGCTAAAACTCGTCTAGGATATAGTAAAGTTGACGAATTTAAAGATTGGATTCCTTTCTTATTAGAGCAAAACGTTGATGTTTTGACGATTCACCTACGGACAAAAATGGAAATGAGTAAAGTACCTGCCCACTTAGAAGTTATCGACGACATTATCAAAATGCGCGATGAGATTGCTCCGAAAACTTTGATTCAAATCAATGGTGATATCCCTGATTATCAAGCTGGTCTCAAATTAGCTCAAGAACACCCTGGACTCGATGGTATCATGATTGGTCGTGGCGTTTTCGCTAATCCATTTGCCTTTGAAAAAGAACCTAAAACTCATTCATTAGATGAATTACTCGGTTTACTCCAAATGCAATTGAACCTTTTCGATGATTTTTCAAAACTTTATGATATGCCAAGATTTCCATCACTCAAACGTTTCTTCAAAATCTACGCACGACCAGAACTTGGGGCAACTGATTTAAGAAATGCGATGATGGATACAAAATCAACTGATGATGTCCGTAAGATTCTAGCCGAAAAAGATAAATATCTAAATTAAGAGCAGACTCGCAAAATCAATCACAGATTTTGCAAGCCTGCTTTATTTGTTTCCGTGAAACAGTGCCTTAATTGACAGTTAAATTCATCTGATTTACCGTGTAAATATAGTATTTTTTTCAAGTGAATAACTTTCCCGTCCAAAGAAACTGATGACACTAAAAGCTGAGTAAAATGAAAGGAAGTTATTGTTTGCGGAAAGTTAGTTCAGAAAAAGTAGAGAAAATTGGGACAGTGGCAAGTGCAATGTCTGTGTTAATGTATGTTTCATACATTCCTCAGATAATGTCCAACCTATCGGGTTCAAAGGGGAACCCAATTCAACCACTAGTTGCCTTTATAAACTGCACGATTTGGACAGCATACGGATTACTCAAGAAAGAAAAAGATTGGCCTATCGTTTGGGCTAATGTTCCCGGAATATTTCTTGGTGCGGCCACATTTATCACCGCAATCTTTAATTTTAGTTAACTACAAGCAAGCTCATTGGGCTTGCTTTTTTAATGTTCGATAATCCCTTATGGGATAAAAAATAACCATATCAATTTTTCCGCTTTTACGGATTGATATGGTTACTTTGGTTGTTAATTATTTATATAGGCAGTGGCTCTGAAACGAGCTACACAGGCCAATTTCTTCCGCTTTTCATAGAACTGTAAATCACACGCAAAATCAGCGTGCAATTCACAGTTCTACGAAAATGCTCGGAAATTCCCGGGCCTGTTCCGCTCTCTAGAACTCAGCATTACCTGGTGTTCTAGGATAAGCGATGACATCTCTGATATTTTCCATACCTGTGATGTACATGATTAATCTTTCAAATCCAATACCGAAACCTGAGTGAACTGTGCCACCGTACTTACGTAATTCTAAGTACCACTTGTAGTCTTCTTTATTCATATCAAGTTCTGCCATTCTTGCTTCAAGCTTATCAAGACGTTCTTCACGTTGTGAACCACCAATCAATTCACCGATTTCAGGAACCAATAAGTCGGCTGCGGCAACTGTCTTGCCATCGTCATTAGCACGCATATAAAAGGCTTTGAATTCTTTTGGATAGTCTGTAATGAAAACAGGTTTCTTGTAAACTTGCTCTGACAAGTAACGTTCATGTTCTGAATCTAGGTCAAGTCCCCAATAAGGTTTAACTTCGAATTCAACATCAGTTGCTTTTTCCAAAATATCAATTGCTTCTGTATAAGTTACATGGGCAAATTCTTCGCCAGCAGTAGCTTTTAGACGGTCAATCAATGTGTTATCAACGTTTTCGTTCAAGAAATCGAGTTCTTCTTTGGCATGATCCATAACGTAGTTAATAACATATTTCAACAATTCTTCTGAACAATCCATTTCATCTTTCAAATCAGCAAAGGCCATTTCTGGTTCGATCATCCAGAATTCTGACGCATGACGTCCAGTATGTGAATTTTCAGCTCTAAACGTAGGACCAAATGTGTAAACATTTCTAAATGCCAAAGCAAATGGTTCAACTTCTAGTTGGCCACTAACTGTAAGGTTAGTTTCTTTTCTAAAGAAGTCTTCGTTGTAATCAACTTTACCCTCATCAGTCTTTGGCACGTTGTTCATATCAAGTGTTGTAACTTGGAACATTTCACCGGCACCTTCGGCATCAGAACTAGTGATGATTGGTGTATGAACATAGACGAAATCATTCTTTTGGAGGTATTCGTGAATAGCAAAAGCAGCTAGTGAACGAATACGGAAGACTGAATAAAATGTATTTGTTCTTGGACGCAAGTGAGCAATCGTTCTCATAAATTCATATGAGTGAGCCTTCTTTTGTAGTGGATAATCGGCGTCAGAAGGACCTTCTTCAACGATTTCTGTCGCGTGAATTTCAAATGGTTGTTGAGCTTTAGGAGTAAGTGCCAATTCACCAACAACCTTGATAGTTGTACTGATTGGGAACTTAACAACTTCAGCGTAATTTTCCATATCACTTGTCATAACAACTTGTACATTCTTGAAGAATGAACCATCGTTTAATTCAATAAAGCCAACTCGTTTTGATCCTCTGATTGTACGAATCCAACCAGAAACAGTGATTTGGTCACCGTCAGCAAATTCTTTTTTGTATAAATCTTTAACTAAAACGTTTTGCATTGATTTCTCCTTATATTCTCGGAATACTATAGACGAAAAAAAAGATCCTCCATCCCCTATAAAAGGGACGAAAGATCTTTCCGCGGTACCACCCAAGTTTTTTGTAAAAAAACACCTCAAAGTACATTAAATACTTGCCAATTATAACGTACTGGTTCACGTCGTAGCTTACTGTTAGTTCAGCCCGAAGAAACAAAGATGTTTTTCCTATATACCGACACGCCAAGCTCTCACTACCCTTGACTCCCTGTGGATAAAGTATACAGTACTCCTTCTTTTAATATCTAAGATATTTTAATTTTCTTAAATGTAGCATATTCTTATACAGCTTGTAAAGTACAATATACATGTAGATATTCAAGAAAGTAGAGTTTTAGTTATGAAAAAACCATTAAAATGGCTACTTGGCATAATCATTACGCCAGTAGTTTTAGTATCTTTGGCAGTCATATTTGTGCGCGGAAAAGAGTATCAACCCTCTTCATCTGCCAATATTGCTGCTGAAAATAGCACGATTGTCAACAATACCATTAAATTTCAAGGTGATGACAGCCGTCCCAAAGTTATCTTTTATCCCGGTGCTTTAGTTGATCCCCAAAGTTACAGTATCTGGGCTAACAAGGTGGCACAAGCAGGATTCAGCGTTTATATCGTCCGTTTCCCATTAGATTTAGCCGTACTAAATGTGAACGCCGCCAGCAAAATTCAAGGAAATTCTGACTATGTCATTGGTGGACATTCCCTTGGTGGAACAATAGCTTGTCGTTATGCTAAAAATCATCAAGAAAAATTAAAGGGTGTCTTTCTCTTGGCAAGTTATCCTGAAAAGAAAGGCAATTTACATGAAATTAAAGTACCAATCCTCTCACTAACTGGAACAAATGATGGTGTTTTAAACTATACCAATTATAAAAAGGCTAAAAAGTTACTACCAATTAATACAATTTATGAACAAATATCTGGTGGTAATCATGCTGGCTTTGGTAGCTATGGCAAGCAAAAGGGCGATAATCCAGCTTCCATTAGCAACCGAAAACAGCAAAATATTGTAAGCAAGTTGTTAATAAATTGGTTAAATCACTCAATTAGTGAATAAAGTAAAACGTTTTCATAAATTTCCACAAAAGCGCATACATTTTTGTTATACTAGGGCTAGTCGTTACAGATTTTGGGGGAATTATGACTATCTTAATTAATAAAAAAATCAATTTAACTAAAGATTCAGACGCATTCATTCAACAATATATCGAATACTTACAGGATGTTAACCCTAAAGATTTGTACGAGGGTTTGTCCAATAAGCAAATTCTTAAAAACAAATTTATCTTTAAAATCAATCAACTTGAGAATTTAGATCTTGTCAATGTTGACTTACA
Proteins encoded:
- a CDS encoding SDR family oxidoreductase — its product is MKKQLVVVTGGSGFIAIHIILQLLEQGYAVRTTIRSQTKKEVVKEMLTNGGITDFSNLSLSLADLNSDANWEETMTGASYVIHVASPTPKLNFKNEAEMIRPAVDGVLRVLKAARDNGVKRVVLTSAYGAIFAGHKNRATPYTEKDWTNLNAENIHPYQKSKTMSEMAAWNFIKTEGQGLELAAVNPVGVMGPVLSAKYSHSNIQIQEMLEGKINALPKIDSGYVDVRDVASLHILAMTSAKANGERFLATTGETLSMMEVADILREAFPEYAKKLPTKLLPNFIVKTAAFFQPQLRMIASIVDEYAETSNEKAKLLLGWQPRSAKTAIIATAQSMIDLEIVK
- a CDS encoding alpha/beta fold hydrolase, giving the protein MKKPLKWLLGIIITPVVLVSLAVIFVRGKEYQPSSSANIAAENSTIVNNTIKFQGDDSRPKVIFYPGALVDPQSYSIWANKVAQAGFSVYIVRFPLDLAVLNVNAASKIQGNSDYVIGGHSLGGTIACRYAKNHQEKLKGVFLLASYPEKKGNLHEIKVPILSLTGTNDGVLNYTNYKKAKKLLPINTIYEQISGGNHAGFGSYGKQKGDNPASISNRKQQNIVSKLLINWLNHSISE
- a CDS encoding SemiSWEET family transporter, producing the protein MKGSYCLRKVSSEKVEKIGTVASAMSVLMYVSYIPQIMSNLSGSKGNPIQPLVAFINCTIWTAYGLLKKEKDWPIVWANVPGIFLGAATFITAIFNFS
- a CDS encoding histidine phosphatase family protein; this encodes MVELYIVRHGETDTNYQGKINGSATDLNLNETGKQQVNYLKEHLNINDFDEIYASPLKRAAQTAEILNQGVHKIQLDKRLREINYGSWDGLAADKVIDEHPDGFDENGYITEDYIKYAPDGESYPQVWERLQSFIDDMKNKGDEKIMVVCHGFVTRSFVKLVTETPNIEDLVEPANASVTKIRISNASHRTYLVYYGRLENL
- a CDS encoding tRNA dihydrouridine synthase, with protein sequence MTQSVYWNRIAEKAKKENRPFFSLAPMEAVTGSVFRRVVMKAAAPDVFYTEFTNALSITHPLAKETTKGRLYIDPEENPKPIVQLWGNSGEDFAKAAKEVAKQGYEAIDINTGCPDIAVIKNHSGSDLIRHFDTTKEIIEGARQGGLPVSVKTRIGYSEVEEFENWIPFLLKQQVPVLTVHVRTREEMSKVPAHYELIDQLVQMRDAYAPDTLLQINGDIADYQAGIKLAQEHPGVDGIMIGRGIFMNPYAFEKEPKEHSSHELLNLLRYQLDLYDEFVAKGIPGHFAPLQRFFKIYVRGMKGASAIRNDLMQTKTTDDARAIIDRIDPGE
- a CDS encoding multidrug effflux MFS transporter; this encodes MKNVRNTVPSILLIIVLVGFPQISESIFTPVLPQISQSMHVSAGTSQLTMSIYFIAFAIGVLFWGQLSDKIGRRLAMNLGIIVYLIGNVGLFISPTFHFLLVSRFIQAFGASVGSVVTQTIMRESFDGIEGAKVFSKVGAAMALSPAFGPLIGGLLETYLGYRNVFSALIVIATLVLIYSYSRLPETRDINSIQQVSLLKVTWRLLKDPVVWSYGILIGGINGILFGYYSEAPFIFINHFGYSSVRYGSLGMTLALASLLGAILVNFLVKYLRSETIAIIGLIFSCIAGLLLLISLQFDQAYLLIIGFFLIFLGLNTTLPITLNLALKGYEDVIGSASGIFSFGYYLIVSFLTYLVSFIHNGTIWSLPIFIFITSLIMLLVYLPIALKKQVAVEE
- a CDS encoding GlsB/YeaQ/YmgE family stress response membrane protein, whose translation is MHWLWVLIVGAIIGAIAGAVTNNGKSMGWISNIVAGIIGSSFGEGILGSWGPKLAGMAVFPSLIGAIVLVAIVSFVVKKIT
- a CDS encoding TetR/AcrR family transcriptional regulator codes for the protein MAATDHSQQIKQDSQEYLITALLQLLQTTNLNDIKVTQVVKKAGVSRMAFYRNFETLEDVLIAYFKPKIDAEFKLVINRVPQNEKMTALGEFFSEISNTMALAVKRNYEFIIQNIFNENMTNFYDVVLNWNDFSPIQRKYWTRFMSAGVYAIWREWLVGGQKESLNDIHTLIADFQTATLKALENEKHR
- a CDS encoding tRNA dihydrouridine synthase, which encodes MTESTFWPEIAAHAKAEHRPFFSMAPMEAVSNTVFRQVITKACPPDTFFSEFVYAKSITDPNTKFPTHGRLYVDPREKKRPVVQLWGNLTEDFESAATALKEQGFEAIDINMGCPDSTVIKNHGGSDLIRNHQWAQDVIAAAKTSGLAVSAKTRLGYSKVDEFKDWIPFLLEQNVDVLTIHLRTKMEMSKVPAHLEVIDDIIKMRDEIAPKTLIQINGDIPDYQAGLKLAQEHPGLDGIMIGRGVFANPFAFEKEPKTHSLDELLGLLQMQLNLFDDFSKLYDMPRFPSLKRFFKIYARPELGATDLRNAMMDTKSTDDVRKILAEKDKYLN
- the asnS gene encoding asparagine--tRNA ligase; translation: MQNVLVKDLYKKEFADGDQITVSGWIRTIRGSKRVGFIELNDGSFFKNVQVVMTSDMENYAEVVKFPISTTIKVVGELALTPKAQQPFEIHATEIVEEGPSDADYPLQKKAHSYEFMRTIAHLRPRTNTFYSVFRIRSLAAFAIHEYLQKNDFVYVHTPIITSSDAEGAGEMFQVTTLDMNNVPKTDEGKVDYNEDFFRKETNLTVSGQLEVEPFALAFRNVYTFGPTFRAENSHTGRHASEFWMIEPEMAFADLKDEMDCSEELLKYVINYVMDHAKEELDFLNENVDNTLIDRLKATAGEEFAHVTYTEAIDILEKATDVEFEVKPYWGLDLDSEHERYLSEQVYKKPVFITDYPKEFKAFYMRANDDGKTVAAADLLVPEIGELIGGSQREERLDKLEARMAELDMNKEDYKWYLELRKYGGTVHSGFGIGFERLIMYITGMENIRDVIAYPRTPGNAEF